A portion of the Krasilnikovia cinnamomea genome contains these proteins:
- a CDS encoding DUF7710 domain-containing protein, with product MLARQPVAPTSTQLSPAGDRDGGLADPGEGCYDWAVSCGQFRPSKAHHGTPLHVAGFSPSLEHVHVVDGTVE from the coding sequence TTGCTGGCGCGGCAGCCGGTCGCCCCGACCTCGACCCAGCTCAGCCCCGCTGGCGATCGTGACGGCGGCCTGGCTGATCCCGGAGAGGGCTGCTACGACTGGGCAGTGTCATGCGGGCAGTTTCGACCCAGCAAGGCTCACCATGGAACCCCGCTGCACGTGGCTGGGTTCTCCCCCAGCCTGGAACATGTCCATGTCGTTGACGGGACCGTCGAGTAG
- a CDS encoding polyprenyl synthetase family protein: MANDILTGHLGRTLPHQEVRHDDVIGAVEGTLAGFIAGRIAALDGVDPALGGFARTARDLVLAGGKRLRPTFAYWGWRGAVGAAEPVEAVLPALAALELMHAFALVHDDVMDDSATRRGHPTVHRVFAVQHERAGRRGDPVHFGRSSAILVGDLSLVWADQLLADAPLPAATLLAARTCYDRMRAEAVAGQYLDVLGEAEPGSWSIDRALRVARHKTAGYTVRHPLQFGLALAGPAGDPATSEAYDRFGTAVGEAFQLRDDLLGVYGDPAVTGKPSGDDLRTGKPTALLMLARQSATPAQLAALDRIHDPGRDTTADVDRLARVIAETGAVARVEALIRQRVAEGTAALANAPIRPDARAALTRLAVTATHRPA, from the coding sequence GTGGCCAACGACATCCTCACCGGACATCTGGGCCGGACCCTGCCCCACCAGGAGGTCCGTCATGACGACGTGATCGGTGCGGTGGAGGGCACGCTCGCAGGCTTCATCGCCGGACGGATCGCCGCGTTGGATGGAGTCGATCCAGCGCTGGGCGGATTCGCCCGCACGGCCCGCGACCTGGTGCTCGCGGGCGGCAAGCGCCTGCGTCCGACGTTCGCGTACTGGGGCTGGCGGGGGGCGGTCGGCGCGGCCGAGCCGGTCGAGGCCGTGCTGCCCGCGCTGGCCGCGTTGGAGCTGATGCACGCGTTCGCACTGGTTCACGACGACGTGATGGACGACTCGGCGACCCGGCGGGGGCACCCGACGGTGCACCGGGTCTTCGCCGTTCAGCACGAGCGTGCCGGGCGCCGCGGGGACCCGGTCCACTTCGGGCGGAGTTCGGCCATCCTCGTCGGTGACCTGTCACTCGTCTGGGCCGACCAGCTGTTGGCGGATGCCCCGCTGCCCGCCGCCACGCTGCTCGCCGCGCGCACCTGCTACGACCGGATGCGTGCCGAGGCGGTCGCCGGGCAGTATCTGGACGTGCTCGGGGAGGCCGAGCCAGGGAGCTGGTCCATCGATCGGGCGCTTCGCGTCGCCCGGCACAAGACCGCCGGATACACCGTGCGCCACCCGCTGCAGTTCGGCCTCGCACTGGCCGGGCCGGCCGGGGACCCGGCCACATCTGAGGCGTACGACCGGTTCGGCACCGCGGTCGGCGAGGCGTTCCAGCTTCGCGACGACCTGCTCGGGGTGTACGGCGACCCCGCGGTCACCGGCAAGCCGTCCGGCGACGACCTGCGTACCGGCAAGCCCACCGCCCTGCTCATGCTCGCTCGCCAGTCCGCCACCCCTGCCCAGCTTGCCGCGTTGGACCGGATCCACGACCCCGGGCGGGACACCACCGCTGACGTGGACCGCCTCGCCCGGGTGATCGCGGAGACCGGGGCGGTCGCGCGAGTCGAGGCCCTCATCCGGCAGCGGGTTGCCGAGGGGACCGCCGCGCTGGCGAACGCGCCCATCCGCCCGGACGCCCGCGCCGCCCTGACCCGCCTGGCTGTGACCGCCACCCACCGACCGGCATGA
- a CDS encoding nucleoside phosphorylase, with the protein MEQTGQQRHFHIPLTEHDSARQAFIEPSETISPRDVPGACVITFFGDVVDRLVERRGARVLVENRWEDGPHPLLEVEHLGERLAVLRSGVGAPLAGALLEEVIAMGCRAFVVCGGAGALHSELTLGHFVVVSAAIRDEGTSYHYLPAARSIQFDEAARSVLEEVLKTRGAPFVVGQTWTTDAPYRETPGKIAHRRAEGCLTVEMEAAALAAVARFRGVPLAQVVYCGDDLAGDSWDHRSWQNLSDVREDLFDLAASAAIALSRASA; encoded by the coding sequence ATGGAGCAAACGGGCCAGCAACGGCACTTCCACATTCCTCTGACCGAGCACGACTCCGCTCGACAAGCATTCATCGAACCCTCTGAAACGATCTCACCGCGCGATGTCCCGGGTGCCTGCGTCATCACCTTCTTCGGGGACGTTGTGGACCGACTTGTCGAGCGTCGGGGAGCGCGTGTGCTAGTCGAGAACCGTTGGGAAGACGGCCCCCACCCCCTGCTCGAGGTCGAGCACCTCGGGGAACGTCTCGCAGTTCTCCGGTCGGGGGTGGGCGCTCCTCTCGCCGGGGCCCTCCTCGAAGAGGTCATTGCCATGGGGTGCCGCGCATTCGTGGTTTGCGGCGGTGCGGGTGCGCTGCACAGCGAGTTGACCCTTGGGCACTTCGTCGTGGTGTCCGCCGCGATTCGCGATGAAGGGACCTCGTATCACTACTTGCCTGCGGCTCGGAGCATTCAGTTCGACGAGGCCGCTCGAAGTGTGCTGGAAGAAGTTCTCAAGACACGCGGGGCCCCTTTCGTCGTCGGCCAGACCTGGACAACAGACGCTCCGTATCGGGAAACGCCAGGAAAGATCGCACACCGTCGAGCCGAAGGTTGCCTGACCGTTGAAATGGAGGCCGCTGCGCTCGCAGCGGTGGCGCGTTTTCGAGGGGTGCCCCTGGCCCAGGTCGTGTATTGCGGGGACGATCTCGCGGGCGACTCATGGGATCACCGCTCCTGGCAGAACCTCTCCGACGTGCGCGAGGACCTGTTCGACCTCGCCGCATCTGCGGCGATCGCACTGTCCCGAGCGAGCGCCTGA
- the idi gene encoding isopentenyl-diphosphate Delta-isomerase, which yields MTSREHHLVELVDTDGAPVGSATVEQAHQAPGRLHRAFSVFLRGPDGRVLLQQRAAAKTRFPLRWANTCCGHPAPGEDLATAAGRRLAEEVGLDGVALTEAGVYAYRAQDPVTGRVEHEYDHVLVGDLPAAWLPRPDPGEVAAIRWVEPTELRAELATDSGSYAPWLAGVTECLVRYLDAGEESAGGR from the coding sequence ATGACATCCCGCGAGCACCATCTCGTCGAACTGGTCGATACCGACGGCGCCCCGGTGGGATCCGCCACGGTCGAGCAGGCCCATCAGGCTCCGGGTCGGCTGCATCGGGCGTTCTCGGTCTTCCTGCGCGGCCCCGACGGCCGGGTGCTGCTTCAGCAGCGGGCGGCTGCCAAGACCCGGTTCCCGCTGCGCTGGGCCAACACCTGCTGCGGGCATCCCGCACCCGGGGAGGATCTCGCCACCGCGGCCGGGCGCCGGCTTGCGGAGGAGGTCGGCCTCGACGGCGTGGCACTCACCGAGGCGGGGGTCTACGCGTACCGGGCGCAGGACCCGGTCACCGGGCGCGTCGAGCACGAGTACGACCACGTCCTCGTGGGCGACCTGCCTGCCGCATGGCTGCCCCGGCCCGATCCCGGGGAGGTCGCCGCGATCCGGTGGGTGGAGCCGACGGAGCTGCGCGCGGAGCTGGCGACGGATTCCGGCTCGTACGCGCCGTGGCTCGCAGGGGTCACCGAGTGCCTCGTCCGGTATCTGGACGCCGGCGAGGAGTCCGCGGGTGGTCGATGA
- a CDS encoding cryptochrome/photolyase family protein yields MRTAIVLLTRDLRVRDHPALAAACAAADRVVPLFVFDPDLQAISANRTRFLYQALADLRHTLRGRGGDLVVRHGDPVAQTIRTAQAVAADAVAITADISGYARSREHRLARECTRHRLALRAFPGITVVEPGALRPAGGGDHYRVFSPYNRAWQAAAWRDEVTAPHAIRLPDGLDPGDLPPAPPGESPDAAPGGETAGQHRLHAWLTGAAGHGRGVTERIPGYADHHDDLAADATSRLSPYLRFGCVSPLAVANAARALDGPGPAAFVRQLCWRDFYHQVALAFPRLATDAYRAPAEPPWRRDPAALRHWQDGQTGVPVVDAGMRQLRAEGWMHNRARLITAAYLAKHLRLDWRDGVRWFFRWLLDGDIANNAGNWQWVAGTGNDTRPYRRFNPIRQAHRFDPDGEYVRRYLPELAAVPGGTVHEPWRLPGTVRRDLDYPPPLESPGEEPTWLRA; encoded by the coding sequence ATGCGTACCGCGATCGTCCTGCTCACCCGCGACCTACGGGTGCGTGACCATCCCGCGCTGGCCGCCGCCTGCGCCGCCGCCGACCGAGTCGTGCCGTTGTTCGTCTTCGACCCGGACCTGCAGGCGATCTCCGCCAACCGGACACGCTTCCTGTACCAGGCGCTCGCCGATCTGCGGCACACCCTGCGCGGTCGCGGCGGCGACCTCGTCGTCCGCCACGGCGATCCGGTCGCCCAGACCATCCGCACGGCCCAGGCGGTCGCGGCCGACGCCGTCGCGATCACCGCCGACATCAGCGGGTACGCCCGGAGCCGCGAGCACCGCCTGGCGCGGGAATGCACCCGGCACCGTCTCGCCCTGCGTGCCTTCCCAGGCATCACCGTTGTCGAGCCGGGCGCCCTGCGCCCCGCCGGCGGCGGCGACCACTACCGTGTCTTCTCCCCGTATAACCGCGCGTGGCAGGCTGCCGCGTGGCGCGACGAGGTGACCGCTCCCCACGCGATCAGGCTGCCCGACGGGCTGGATCCGGGCGACTTGCCCCCGGCCCCGCCCGGCGAGTCGCCGGACGCCGCGCCCGGCGGCGAAACAGCGGGACAGCACCGCCTGCATGCGTGGTTGACCGGTGCGGCCGGTCACGGACGAGGGGTGACCGAGCGCATCCCCGGGTACGCCGACCACCACGACGATCTGGCCGCGGACGCGACCTCGCGGCTCAGCCCGTACCTGCGCTTCGGTTGCGTTTCTCCGCTCGCTGTGGCGAACGCGGCGCGCGCCCTCGACGGGCCCGGTCCGGCCGCGTTCGTCCGCCAGCTCTGCTGGCGCGACTTCTACCACCAGGTGGCGCTCGCGTTCCCCCGGCTGGCGACCGACGCCTACCGGGCCCCGGCCGAGCCTCCGTGGCGTCGCGATCCCGCCGCGCTGCGCCACTGGCAGGACGGCCAGACGGGGGTGCCCGTGGTGGACGCCGGCATGCGGCAATTACGGGCCGAGGGCTGGATGCACAACCGGGCCCGGCTGATCACCGCCGCCTACCTCGCCAAACACCTCCGCCTGGACTGGCGCGACGGGGTCCGCTGGTTCTTCCGGTGGCTGCTCGACGGCGACATCGCCAACAACGCCGGCAACTGGCAGTGGGTGGCGGGGACCGGCAACGACACCCGGCCATACCGCCGGTTCAACCCGATCCGCCAGGCACACCGCTTCGACCCGGATGGCGAATACGTCCGGCGCTACCTGCCGGAACTCGCGGCAGTACCCGGTGGCACGGTGCACGAGCCATGGCGCTTACCCGGCACGGTGCGCCGCGACCTGGACTATCCGCCACCGCTGGAGTCGCCGGGCGAGGAGCCGACGTGGCTGCGGGCCTGA
- a CDS encoding class I SAM-dependent DNA methyltransferase: MRTQPVRDAYSSMSEQYIALFDAGWQAPEDDTALVRDHLAGLDGTVFDLGCGPGHWTAYLHSLGADVTGIDLVREFIDHARTNFPGPEFRLGSMTELDVPDHSVAGILSWYSTIHLSPQELDRVLTEFRRMLAPSGRLVIGFFDSDDEVAEFDHKVLTAYRWPADEFSARLTKAGFTELQRLQQQFPDRPDRKYAAIAASAS; the protein is encoded by the coding sequence GTGCGCACGCAGCCGGTACGTGATGCCTATTCGTCTATGTCAGAGCAGTACATCGCCCTGTTTGACGCTGGCTGGCAGGCCCCCGAGGACGATACGGCCCTCGTCCGGGACCACCTCGCCGGCCTGGACGGCACGGTGTTCGATCTCGGTTGCGGGCCCGGCCATTGGACCGCCTACCTGCATTCGCTCGGCGCCGACGTGACCGGCATCGACCTGGTCCGCGAGTTCATCGACCACGCCCGGACGAACTTCCCCGGGCCGGAATTCCGGCTCGGTTCGATGACTGAACTGGACGTCCCCGACCATTCGGTGGCCGGGATCCTCTCCTGGTACTCGACGATTCACCTGTCCCCGCAGGAACTGGACCGGGTGCTCACCGAGTTCCGCCGGATGCTGGCCCCTTCTGGGAGGTTGGTGATCGGCTTCTTCGACAGCGACGATGAGGTGGCCGAGTTCGACCACAAGGTCCTTACGGCATACCGCTGGCCGGCGGACGAATTCTCCGCCCGCCTGACAAAGGCTGGTTTCACCGAACTCCAACGCCTGCAACAGCAGTTCCCGGACCGCCCTGACCGCAAATACGCGGCCATCGCCGCAAGCGCCAGCTGA
- the crtI gene encoding phytoene desaturase family protein codes for MRTVTGPTDRVVVVGAGLGGLACALHLAGAGRQVTVVERESAPGGRAGRLSVDGYEFDTGPTVLTMPELIAEPLAAVGENLDGWLELTRLDPAYRAYYPDGSTLDVRTDTVGMAAEISHVCGPREADGYLRFVEFARRLWRLERDHFIDRNLDSPLDLLHVNLLKLLAMGGFRRLQPKINEFFRDPRTRRIFSFQAMYAGLAPHDALALYAVISYLDAVAGVYHPRGGMHAVPKALAGAAEKHGVDIRYDTTVTRVEIGHGRATGVHTADGQRIPADVVVLNPDLPVAWRELLPPTRRPRRLRYSPSCVVLHIGSRQAYTKAAHHNIHFGTAWRGTFDEVIRRGLLMSEPSLLVTNPSRTDPSVAPTGRHTYYVLAPTPNLHTAPLDWRGGLGRRYADELVDVLEQRGYLGFRAGVDVERVITPADWAEQGMAAGTPFAAAHTFRQTGPFRPGNLHPTLPNVVFTGSGTQPGVGVPMVLISGKLAAARVTGSTT; via the coding sequence GTGCGCACCGTGACAGGACCCACCGACCGGGTGGTGGTCGTGGGTGCCGGGCTGGGCGGGCTGGCATGCGCCCTGCACCTGGCCGGAGCCGGGCGGCAGGTGACCGTCGTCGAGCGTGAGTCGGCACCCGGCGGGCGGGCTGGGCGCCTCTCGGTCGACGGGTACGAATTCGACACCGGGCCCACCGTGCTCACCATGCCGGAGCTGATCGCCGAGCCACTGGCCGCCGTCGGGGAGAACCTCGACGGCTGGCTGGAGCTGACCCGGCTTGACCCGGCATATCGGGCGTACTACCCGGACGGTTCGACATTGGACGTACGCACCGACACGGTGGGGATGGCGGCCGAGATCTCCCATGTGTGCGGGCCTCGGGAAGCCGACGGATATCTGCGCTTCGTCGAGTTCGCCCGGCGGCTGTGGCGGCTCGAACGCGACCATTTCATCGACCGCAACCTCGACAGCCCTCTCGACCTGCTGCATGTCAACCTGCTGAAGTTGCTGGCCATGGGGGGGTTCCGCCGACTCCAGCCGAAGATCAACGAGTTCTTCCGGGATCCCCGCACGCGGCGGATCTTCTCGTTCCAGGCCATGTACGCGGGCCTCGCCCCGCACGACGCCCTCGCGCTGTACGCCGTCATCTCCTACCTGGACGCGGTCGCCGGCGTGTACCACCCGCGCGGCGGCATGCATGCCGTGCCAAAGGCGTTGGCGGGCGCCGCCGAGAAGCACGGCGTGGACATCCGGTACGACACGACCGTGACCCGGGTCGAGATCGGGCACGGCCGGGCCACCGGCGTGCACACCGCCGACGGCCAGCGGATCCCGGCCGACGTGGTCGTGCTCAACCCCGATCTGCCGGTCGCCTGGCGCGAGCTGCTGCCGCCCACCCGCCGCCCGCGCCGCCTGCGCTACTCGCCGTCCTGCGTCGTACTGCACATCGGATCGCGGCAGGCCTACACCAAGGCCGCACACCACAACATCCATTTCGGTACGGCGTGGCGGGGCACCTTTGACGAGGTGATCCGGCGCGGGCTGCTGATGAGCGAACCGTCCCTGCTGGTCACGAACCCGAGCCGCACCGACCCGTCGGTCGCGCCCACCGGACGGCACACCTACTACGTGCTGGCGCCCACCCCGAACCTCCACACGGCGCCGTTGGACTGGCGCGGCGGCCTCGGCCGACGGTACGCCGACGAGCTGGTCGACGTGTTGGAGCAGCGCGGCTACCTGGGGTTTCGCGCCGGAGTCGACGTCGAACGCGTCATCACTCCGGCAGACTGGGCCGAGCAGGGCATGGCCGCGGGCACCCCGTTCGCCGCCGCGCACACGTTCCGGCAGACCGGCCCGTTCCGGCCGGGCAACCTGCACCCGACGCTGCCCAACGTCGTGTTCACCGGCTCCGGCACCCAGCCCGGCGTCGGAGTGCCGATGGTGCTGATCTCGGGCAAGCTCGCCGCCGCACGGGTCACCGGGAGCACCACATGA
- a CDS encoding MerR family transcriptional regulator: MVDEALTAGAAARRLGVAVTTLRTWHQRYGLGPSQHSPGRHRRYTVEDMQRLEVMRRLTARGMTPAEAAGWARRAVVPMDVAMPSSLGHAAPTDAAARQRRDGPTAAGQPSRGRDLADAGKLSRGGGPTDAGKPGRGGGPTDAREPRRGGGPTVASARAGPAARGVARAAARLDAASVRDLLETHVADHGVVAAWHEVIMPVLVGVGERYAATQRFIEVEHVVSRCVAEVLGAVPRPSPGAPTRILLAAADEEQHTLPLEALAAALAELGVPCRSLGARVPPQALDDAVARTGPTAVVLWSQQRQTADPGQLGRLLDGPHRPLLVAAAGPGWDRAELPDTVPVLGSLPEAVTAVMAVADPARPRIDLRWC; encoded by the coding sequence GTGGTCGATGAGGCGCTCACCGCCGGGGCCGCCGCCCGGCGGCTCGGCGTCGCCGTCACCACCCTGCGCACCTGGCATCAGCGATACGGACTAGGTCCCAGTCAGCACAGCCCCGGCCGGCACCGGCGCTACACGGTCGAGGACATGCAGCGTCTGGAGGTGATGCGGCGACTCACCGCCCGGGGCATGACGCCCGCCGAGGCCGCCGGCTGGGCGCGGCGGGCGGTCGTACCGATGGATGTCGCCATGCCTTCGTCACTCGGCCATGCCGCGCCGACCGACGCCGCCGCCCGCCAACGCCGGGACGGCCCGACCGCCGCCGGGCAGCCGAGCCGCGGCCGCGACTTGGCTGACGCCGGCAAGCTGAGTCGCGGCGGCGGCCCGACGGATGCCGGGAAGCCAGGGCGAGGCGGCGGCCCAACCGACGCCAGGGAGCCAAGGCGCGGCGGCGGCCCGACCGTCGCGAGCGCACGCGCGGGACCGGCCGCCCGTGGCGTGGCCCGCGCCGCCGCACGGCTCGACGCGGCGTCCGTACGCGATCTGCTCGAGACGCACGTCGCCGACCACGGAGTGGTCGCGGCCTGGCACGAGGTGATCATGCCGGTGCTCGTCGGGGTCGGCGAAAGGTATGCCGCGACGCAGCGCTTCATCGAGGTGGAGCACGTTGTGTCCCGCTGCGTGGCCGAGGTGCTCGGCGCGGTGCCACGTCCGTCGCCCGGCGCACCCACTCGCATCCTGCTGGCCGCCGCCGACGAGGAACAGCACACGTTGCCGCTGGAGGCGCTGGCCGCAGCGCTCGCGGAGCTGGGGGTGCCGTGCCGGTCGCTCGGCGCTCGGGTTCCACCGCAGGCGCTGGACGACGCAGTGGCCAGGACCGGGCCGACCGCCGTGGTGCTCTGGTCGCAGCAACGGCAGACCGCGGATCCTGGCCAGCTGGGCCGGTTGCTCGATGGCCCGCACCGCCCGCTGCTGGTGGCCGCGGCCGGACCCGGCTGGGACCGGGCCGAGCTGCCCGACACGGTGCCCGTGCTCGGCAGCCTGCCGGAGGCCGTCACGGCGGTGATGGCGGTGGCCGACCCGGCGCGGCCCCGGATCGATCTCCGTTGGTGCTGA
- a CDS encoding phytoene/squalene synthase family protein yields MDLAVAYDRCRELHRRHGRTYYLATRMLPAWKRRHVHALYGFTRFADEIVDRTEALPPPERAARLAAWSDRFLAGLRGEPVEDPLLPAVLHTIAVFDLDPDDFAAFLRSMAMDLTVTSYATYADLLGYMEGSAAVIGTMMLPILGSTDPVAAREPARQLGLAFQLTNFIRDVAEDLDRGRTYLPDTHLADHGVTRDDLKAARAAGRATPAIKALIRAECRRARDHYAAAAPGIPLLAPTSQACLRTAFRLYAGILDEVAAADHDVFARRATVPNRRRATVALRCLLTRPGTPVAAVA; encoded by the coding sequence ATGGACCTGGCGGTTGCGTACGACCGGTGCCGTGAGCTGCATCGGCGTCACGGCCGGACGTACTACCTCGCCACCCGGATGCTGCCCGCGTGGAAACGCCGCCACGTCCACGCGTTGTACGGTTTCACCCGTTTTGCGGATGAGATCGTCGACCGCACGGAGGCGCTGCCACCGCCCGAGCGCGCCGCCCGCCTCGCCGCCTGGTCCGATCGCTTCCTCGCCGGGCTGCGCGGCGAGCCGGTCGAGGACCCGCTGCTGCCCGCCGTGCTGCACACCATCGCCGTCTTCGACCTCGACCCCGACGACTTCGCCGCCTTCCTGCGCAGCATGGCGATGGACCTGACGGTCACCTCGTACGCCACCTACGCCGACCTGCTCGGCTACATGGAGGGCTCGGCCGCCGTCATCGGCACGATGATGCTGCCGATCCTCGGCTCGACCGATCCCGTCGCGGCCCGCGAACCAGCCCGTCAACTGGGCCTGGCGTTCCAGCTCACCAACTTCATTCGCGACGTCGCCGAGGATCTCGACCGCGGTCGCACCTACCTGCCGGACACCCACCTCGCCGACCATGGCGTCACCCGAGACGACCTGAAAGCCGCCCGAGCCGCCGGCCGGGCCACCCCTGCGATCAAAGCCCTCATCCGCGCGGAGTGCCGACGCGCACGAGACCACTACGCGGCCGCGGCCCCCGGCATCCCCCTGCTGGCACCCACTTCCCAGGCCTGCCTCCGCACGGCATTCCGGCTCTACGCCGGCATCCTCGACGAGGTCGCCGCCGCCGACCACGACGTCTTCGCCCGCCGCGCCACGGTGCCCAACCGGCGTCGCGCGACCGTCGCGCTGCGGTGCCTGCTCACCCGCCCCGGCACCCCGGTGGCGGCGGTGGCCTGA